TAGGCGGTGAGAGGGACCGAGAGGGAGTACGCGAACGGGAAAGGGAACGTGAGAGAGACCGACCCCTGCCTCGACCTCGGATTCGAATTTGGGCGGTaggtggtggggaaggaCGGCGCGGTGGGGAAGGACGGCGCGGTGGGGAAGGACGGCGTGGTGGGGAAGGACGGCGTGGTGGGGTAGGACGACGGgcatttctttctctcgGATTGACGGACGAGCCACCGCCGCGGGAACCCCATCCCTCGTCTCTAGCTCGATCTCTAAATGATTCTCCTCCCCTTGGGTAACCACGCCGGTTACCCCACTCTCGGTCGCGGTCCCGGTCGCGGTCGGGCTGTCGGTCGGGGTATCGGCCAGAGTTGGTGTTTGTAAAAGGTCGGCGGGGTGGGGGAGAACGGGATCGGGAACGGGAACGGGATCGAGATCGGGAACGATGGCGAGGAGAGCGGGCAGGGGGGTATGGCCGGGTGGGGAGTCCATCTCGCCCATCTCGCCCATCTCTGCCTCGAGGGactccaccatctccacgCGGTTCACGCCCATAGTAATCTTCCGCCCTCGATCGGCCCGCTGGGCCGGATGAGCGAGCTTGAGAATGGGATGCCATGGCAGGCggagcaggaggaagagggagggaagatgattcCTGTTGTTTTCGTTGCAGTTCCTGTTTCTTGGCTTCGATAAactggaaagaaaagggtcAGCACCTAACAGGACAAATATACagagatgaaggacgaCGCACTTCGGCAGGAACACCGCCAACAGTCTTTTGCGCTGAAAGAAGTAGTTTCCAAAGAGCGTCCATGAATGCCGCGGCGCCGTACTTGTCCATGAACCCTACGAGGGAAActtgcatcttcttcgggTCGGGCGTCTGCAAATCCAACCATCAGTACGCGTACAAAGCACAGTGTGATTTAGACGTACAGGATTATCACGATCTTCGAGCATCCCAAAGACATACTCCACAACGAtatcatcctccaccttgaTAAGCTCGGTAACCTTTTCAGCAACCCAAGGACGGAGCACGGAGATGTTGACTTTGCGGAGATCGACTTTTTCAGAGAAATGTTTAGGGAACTTTGTAGATTTGATGCTCGCCAGTTCCTTGTCTTTGAACCTCTTTTCAGATTTTCATAAATCAGCGCAAAGGTGTAAGAGGAGACAATGGACACACGTACAGAGTCTTGGAGGGCGTTTGTGCCCCGCATACCTGTATCTGCCATGGTGATTGGATTGTAAAATGTACGAGGTGGAAATGGGAGTGATATAAGGAAGGAATGACGGATTGTTTTGGCGTCTGGCGTCTGGCGTGGAAACCTTGGCTGTTACATAATCATAAATTATTGTTTACGTAAATGCAGGCGGCTAATCAACAAATAATCTCGTTGTCTCGTCTCGTCTCGTCTCTTGCAGTGACGGTGCTTGACGGACATTTTGTATCATATAGAATTTCACcaccctttttttttaattaCCCCACGGCGTATTTCCCTAACCGAAAAGGGACAGAATGGACGACCTCACGCCATTGCCTACGACGTTTGATCCGGATAACGATGATTTTGATGTGGAGGATCGCAGAGGTTTAGGGcatggaggtggagaggtggatgaggatggggagggTGATCTTTTGATTGTGcatggagaggaagaggaggaggagcaggaggaggggaatgaaggggaaggggaaggggagggagaggaccAGACGAACTTGATGGAATATATTGCGTCGTTGCAACAGATTGGCGAGCACGATAATGACGGTAACCAggatcaagatcaagatcaagatccCGATACGGAGACCGGCGATAATACCCATGAGCACGGGCACGACGCGGAAGTCGAACTTGGccaagagatggaggaggagtcGACAGGACAGGTGGTGGATACAGAGCTTGGTGAAGCGGATCGAAATCGTGATTCGCCTCCAGATCCGAATCCGAATCCGAAACCGAATCCCATCACAGTACCGAGCTCCGCCCGACTCCAAAGTGAACAGCAAGGACAAGAGTCAAATGTGATTGGCGGGCcgatggaggtggagatggaagaggaagagctgggaGAGAGTATCGAAGTTGATCCAGGGCAAGAACCCGGAGAGCGTGAgtcgttttttttttttctcccaTCGATTCCAGTTGGTATACTAACGATCACATAGTTCATGAACCCGAACCCGAACCCGAACCTGAAATCCAACGTGAAGCATCGTCCCCCCTTTCAGACCTCCCGGATTTACCTGACGAACTCGAAttctcccctcccccttctcccgGACCTTTTGCGCCGAGTCGGAATGGTCAACGCCGTCGCCAACCAAGTAGTAACAGCAATAATTCGAACATGGGCACGGGCATGGATATGGAGGTTGATCGAGATTCCTCGCTCACACCGCTATACGATGATTATGACCAcgagggaggagaaaaggatgGTATTGGTTTACCACGTCCACGTTTCCGCGCGGAATCCTCAGCTGCGGGCGCGAGACGATCCGCCTCCATGTCACATGCGAATGCGACTAAACGGGGTCGAAATACTACCCGAAACAGGGATAGCAGGGGTAGGGaaaagcaaggaagaagaagcagtttatcattctcatcttccccgcCGTTGGAAAGTATCGAGGTCGCGCCTGATATCGCGCCGGGTACGGCGGGTGCGCTCGGGGCtgggcggaagaagaggcagagagAACGGGCAAGCAAGGGAAAATTACCTTTACGCCATGGGCATGAGCGTGGAGATGGGCTTTCTGACGGGGAAGGGGATAATGAATTTGAGCTTGTTCCAAAGTCTGCCAAACGGTCAAAATCCGCCCATCCGTTCCCCGCATCCCACGCGGCTTCTCACgccgcctccgcctcccATCCGCCACACCACCCTTCCCGCAAACCCCTCGACCCAATCTCCACCGGCCTCAAACTCCCCGGGCCCCGTGCCCTCCCACCCTCCCGCCCCCGCGCGCTCAACGATCAATCTATCAAAAAGTTTTTGGTGGGCAAAACGGAAGAAGTGCAGTTGGGCATCTGTCTGAGGGAGAGGTATAAGAAGTGGGGAAAGTGTACGCAGTGTGTGAGTAAGCTAGGGGGAGATTGTTGTAGGTTTAGAGATTATAGGGTTTTTCCGTGAGTATCTAACCCCCGTgtcctccctcccttctccgTTAACAGCTAACCCGCCGGCTCATGCGAACAGGATCAATCCCAAAACAACAGAAATCACAGGCCCAGGATATTTTAAATCTACCACCTGGCCCGAACCGCTTACCCCACTCCCAACAAAGTTTACGTCCCCGCTCGATGGGgacaaggtggaggagataCAGAGGACGGTGGCGGGGGTGTTGTTGCCGCTGATAACGGGCGAAGCGAGGCATTGTTTTTGGCCGTTTCATCTGCAGGGGCGGGGTAaacgagatggagagggggaagaagttTCCGATCCCGCCCATTCGACACACAGGGCGAGGAATCCCATCACCCTCCACCGCGGTGTCGACACCGCCCTCCATCGCTCCGTCTGCGATTTCTGCTCCTCCACGATTTTTGGCGGGTACTATTTCTGTAAGAAGTGTGGGAGGGATTACTGTTTGCAGTGCGAGCGGTATTTCCCGGAGAGTATGGAGGCCGTAGGGGAGAGTCCGTGGGAGCTGACGGATGCGGCGAGGCCGAGGTTGTTAAAGTGTATAAAGCAGCCgtgggaagagatgatgagcggaggcggaggagaaaTGGGAGGTGATTCGACTGGGAACGGCAATGGCAACGGCAGCACGAGAACGAACAACACCAACGCAAACACCGACGGGGGCAGCAACACGAACaaaaatggaaggaaaagagaaaaggcgATTGCTTGGCATGTGCGGAGTGATTTGCAGCCCGTTTCGAGATTTACGAAAGAGGAAATTGAGGGACATTGGCTGAGTCTTGCGGAATTTGTCATTGGGCATGGGTATAGTCCGGACGCTAGTTCTGGCTCTGGCTCTGGGTTTGACTTTCTCTTTGGtgctgatgatggggatgaacccgaaggagagaagaaaaaggaggaatggAGGCTCCAGTGGGAACGGATGTTAAGATTGATGGGATTGCaaatggatgaagaggtgaagagcGTTTTGGAACAATGGAGCAAGAATGCTCGTGTTGtcagggagaaggaaagtgGGTCTGTGACGCACTTGGGTCCCGGCGCCAACATCGAATCGAATCTCGAGACCGATACGAATTCTCACCCCGTCAGTCAGCCCGAAAGCAGTTCGAATAACCCCATCGACTCCCAAGCTCCCATCGATAAAACTTCAACATCCGTTCGCCGATCAGCCGCCATGACCACAGAGAACGAGAACGACAACAAGTCGGAACATGAAACGGACGAGGttgaagagttggagaCGGGGGAACCGAAGAGTGCGAGCGAAATGTTGAAGGGTATGATGGATaaggagaatggagaggagaCATCGGCGGCTCACACAGGTCCTGCGGCCTCTCTCAATTCTGTCGCTTCTGCTCCTGCGGCCGTACGGTCATCGACGCAAGTCACCAAAGTCGAAATCCCCGTCGCCGCAAATGCTTCTCCCACCGTCTCTTCTAGCAGCTCTCCTCAAGCCAATCCTCCTTTCGAGAAATCTGGCCTACCATCTGCATCCCCACTAAGATCCGTTCCCACCTCCGGCAACTTTAGGACCGGTTCTAATCCCACGCCAGATCAGCAGCAAGACCTTGAGAAGATTGCATTCAGCTACACCAAACATACCCACCCCAATCCACCTTCCGACCCAGCCAGTCTTTCGGACTATTCTCTACCGTTCATCTACCTCCCTTCACCAGAAGGTTTGGATAACAAGGCGTTCGATGAGCTGTGGAGTAAAGGGGAGCCGATCGTTGTAGGTGGTGTGAATGTCTatgttggtggtggtggtagacgacgacgagaagaaggggagaagatggggaaggaagaggaggaatgggGGCCCGAGAAGTTTATAGAAAGGTTCGGGGAAGAACAGTGTTCGGTGGTGGATTGTCAGAGTGACACGCCGTTGGTTTCCACTGTTGGGGCCTTCTTCGCTGCATTTGGGGAAAGTGTAGGCAAGCCatgggagagggagggggaggatgaaaagaggaaggaaaagaaacgGCAGGGAATTTTGAAACTgaaggtgagttttttttcttcGATTGGTTGTCGGATTGGTGAAGAATAACGCGCTAAAAAGAGGTATCTTTCATTAGGACTGGCCTCCAGGTGATGAGTTTGTGGATACACACCCAGAGTTGTATCATGACTTTTGTGCGGCTTTGCCTGTACCGGACTATAcaaggagagatggagtGTTGAACCTATATTCACATGTAAGTCTTGATGGCTTGTGATAATCGCGTCGCTGATAGGAAAACGGTTCACATCTTCTCGCCTTAATTCGACCTTATCCCTTCGGCCCTCCACTTGCTATCGCGCCCACGCCTTGTCCCCTCTACAGTTCCCTCCGGGTCCGACGAGGCCTGATATCGGACCAAAGATGTATGCTGCCTTTGCTGCACTTGAGACGCCCGGCGGATTTGGCTCAACGAGATTACATATGGACGTCGCGGATGCTATTAACATCATGCTACATGCTTCCCCCATTCCTGACGACTCGTCCTCATTAGAAGCTCCCATATCCTCTGCAACTTGTTCGacatcaccttcttcctcgccagAAATCACTTTAGGAACCGACTCAAAGATACCATCTAGACCTGGCTGTGCTGTATGGGACATCTACCCTGCGCAAGATGCCGACAAGATCAGAGAGTTTCTCAAAGAAAAATTTGACAAGACTCATAACTTTGTGGACCCCATTCACTCGCAAATGTTTTATCTCGATGCGAAATCGAGAAAAGAGCTGTGGGAACGTAAAAGAGTTGTCAGCTGGAGAGTCTATCAATATCCTGTGAGTGTTATTGCTTTTGTGATGCACGATATGGTTTCTGATAACGTGTATAGGGCCAAGCAGTTTTTATTCCTGCAGGATGTGCGCATCAAGTTTGTAATCTTTCCGATTGTATTAAGATGGCTCTCGACTTTGTTAGCCCTCGTAAGTCTCCTACACTATCGCTACCACTGTTGCATGCCAAACTCATGTACAACTATTTGTTTCATAGACAATGTTCCAAGGTGTCAGCAACTTACCAAGGATTTCCGCAGAGAGAATTATTTGAAAgcatggaaagaggatgtaCTGCAATTGTATAACGTCCTCTGGTAcgtttttttcttcttgtttttaTCTCCGTTCCTATCAATTGTGGCTGACATTATTATCGCAGGTACGCTTGGCTCTCAGCCCGTGAAACTATCGCCcggagagaaaaggaagtggCCGCTGCAGAAGCTCGACAGAAGCAGCTTCAATCTTTCCAATTGGACGACAATAACTCTCCACTATTCCAATCGAAGCATCCTACATCTTCCCCCCTCTGCTCCGCTACGCCTACTATCACATCGACTCTTGATCTAGATGCCTCGTCAAGAATGGGGTACGACCGTTTGAACATGGGTATAGGACTTGGCGAGCGAGGTATGGGTATGGGCCTGGGAAGGGTTGGTATGGGCAGTTGGGGAAACGTTAGTTCAGTGAGGGACGAGCCGCCGAGAGGTGGACCTTTGCTGTTAATGTTGAATGATGAATCTGAGAAGGTCTCAAGAGGTCAACTTACGGAAGGTGAGAAGTCAAGCGAACCTGTTAGGGGAAAGGGGGAGGATCACGAGAAGTCAGACCAAGGCAAACAATTGTCCAGCGATCCGGTCTCATTTGCCAGTTCTCTCTCCAACTCTTATTCACTCCAACTCGCCAGGTCTCTCTtcactctctccctccAACGCGACGAAACCAATCCTTCGGAATTATTTGTGCCTTCTGCCGCCGCCATGAACCACCGACCCCGTGGTCCGTCGTTACCCGACTCACACTCTTCCATTGCCCATCCGCGAACTTCATCTCGTGCGCCCTCAGCGCATACCATGGACAATCGGTCCTCCCAAACTTCCGCATCCGTCCGCACAAAGGATAtcaaggagaaagaggataaATTTACGCCTCCAAAGAAGCTCAAGAACCCCGCCCGTCCGCTTCGTACGTCAACGCTTATCAAGCTTGGAGCAAAACGAATGGATGAGATCCTTGAACTTGCAAGGGGGGATCTGGGAGAGGGTGAGAGTTTGGGCAATGCACTTGGAGGCCTTGGGAACTTTGCGGAACTTGGTACTATGGAGTCACATGGTGGGATGCAAGGCTGGGCCGGGTTGAGGGCAATGTCGGAGAGCGTGAGAAGtcgaggagatggggataGAGAAGGAAGTCCATTGGTATCCATCAACGATGTCCACAATTCCAACTCTAGCCCCAACGCCGAGACCGATACCTCCACACCACCTGACGATGTCATTGACCGTACGGACGCCGAAACCGCTGCTGATATAGCCGCCGAGATACTCTCCATGGATATTGACCATCAAGAAGACGAGACAAAcattgaagatgatggggaTCTTGAAGGCTTGAGGCGGATTGTCGAGCGAGGAATATTGGAGCAGGAACAAGGGCAAGAGCAAGGGCAGGAGCAAGAACGGGAACAAGAGCGGGAgcaggaggatgacgagaGGGATAACGAACttggtgaggaagggagggaggcGATAGCGTCTATTCAGAGGCTACAGGCCGTAgaggaggcagaggaggaagagagggaaagagagaatcttgcgaaggaggaagaacgtgaaagggagatgggaagacCCGATGGCGTTGTTATCAATGATGAtaaagaggaaggggaaggggaagaggaggaagatgaacagGCAGATAGAGAAAGAGCGAGACAacgggaagaggaagaagaagaagagattgaaggTGTAGATGAAGATGCCGAAGGCGAGGAATTTGAAGAGGTTTCAAAGATGAATGTAGATTTTGGCATGTTTATATAGTTGGGCATAATTAGCTGCTGTAGTATAATCTGTGTATATATAAcgctcttcatcttgcaTTACTATGTATTTTTACAGCTTTGCTCGTCCTTGGTGTTCTTGGCGTGTATGATTCCCGCTTCGACGTTTATCTTTGTCAATTTCAATTTCTGGTTTCCGCGCCCGCTTTCTTGAACACCTTTAATTTGTCAGAATCACTCCGAAATTGAAGTGCATGTAATGAAAGATATGCCATTGGATATACACCATCCCTGTCTCCAATCTTCAACAATGCCCTCTCTGCCCATCCAGTATATCTtattcttcccttcccatcttccctcctcttcctctagGTACTTCACTCTCTCGTCTTACGCCCAATGTCTCAAACTCCAAAGCAGCACTTTCCCACCAGCATTCCCCACACCCAACCATTCTCCACTCTCACTGAATCCTGTCGTCGTCACCCGTCCCAACGGGGTTCCCTGCGTAGGCCAGTTCGAAAAGGCGTTTCCGGTAGGAAGGTGGTATAGCTTCAACTGGTCTTTAcgggtggaagaggagatgcagaggatggaggaggaagggtgggaggagagagaggttATGGGGGTCGTTAGGTGGGAGAGAGTTTTAAGTGGCGTTGCTTGGGTGGTGAGGGTAgtggaaggggatggggtggacggaggaaggagagagggggAGTAGAGGTTGACGAGGCCGGTATTGGATCTGTGGTCGAATGTTGCTGTGTCAGCTttattcttcctcctttggGAGAAAATATGTAGTATAGAGGGATAAAACAGAAAGAAGTTGAAAACGAAAAGAAATCGAAAATAGTTTTTGACTAGTGACTTTTTGACTTACCCAATAGCGacccatcctccatccctACTCGATTCCATAACCCCACCACCCCTCATCCCATCATCCCTCCACTTACCCACCACCCCCCTTTGCGCTACATCCCAAACTTCCACCTCTGCCCCATCTCTACCTCCCAACACACTCAGGTACTTTCCGTTCGAGGAGAAAGACAGCGCTGTCGCTGTCCCGCCTCTACCTGATCTCAGCTCTGCCACCATCCCGCCTACTCCACCGCCCGAAGTGGAGTGGGAGAGGATAGACACGGCACCACGTCGTCCGGCGACAGCGAGAAGACTCCCATCCGGGGAAAAAGTATGTCTCGACAATTCGTTGGGTGCATCCCCCTCGCGGGAGGCGACAGAGCCGAATAGGTTGCGTGGGGAGCGCAAGCATTTTTGGGAGGAGAGATCGTATGTGTAGTAAAAGGGGCGAGAACCGgtaaggaggagggaggtcCCGGAGGGATGGTAAGTGAGtttggagagagggagTGAGGGGACGTGGAGGGTGAGTAAAGTGGGGTTTGTGTGCCCGTCAACCTGCGTTTTTTTAAAATATATATATCGTTAGACTCAATCTCGATGATCAAGAGTGAATTGCAAAATTGAGATACAACTTACCTGGAAAAACTTTACTCGCCTATCGCCACCACCAATGGCCAACACTCCCACCTGCCTGCTCGGATGCCACGCCATATCCACCACTCCACCTTTACCGCCTTCGGCTTCTCGTTTACTGACGGTGGGGTTGGTGTGGTTTGCGTTACGCACACGTTTAAGGTCAATGGTCCCTGGCGGGAGAGGTGGGCGGGCAAGTGGGTCTTGCGCggaggggagggaagagtggGAGATGAATGATTTGTTGGAagtgaggagggaggagagggagggtgTACCGGGGAGAGTACGTCGTTTGGCCCATTCAGGCGGGGGATGGAGTCGTTCGAATCTATATGATGGCTTTCGTCAGCTTTATCCTTACCTTTGAGACTTATAAATTCATGACACGAGAGAGTAGATGAGAAGACATGGAGAAAGCACTTACTGCTCTTTTAATCTCGCCTGCAGCTCTTTCCCACCTACAAGCTCCCCTTCCACAGTCTTCCGCTTCCCCCGATCTATTTTTTTCAACCGTCTCGACGCACTGATGTCAACCTTTGCCATCTCGTCCGCAGGGTCATTCCAAAGTGGTACTCTTTTTGAACGTGATAGTTCTTCGTCATGAGAAGAGGGGAGatcgatgatatcgtcgGGAAGGGTGACTGTTGGGCGGTCAGTCTCATCTTCTGATTCAGACCCAGACTCGGAACCAGAACCACCGTAGATGGAGCGGTCGTGGCTGGGGGAAGGTGAAAATGCTCTGAACTCGTTTTCGTCCCCTGAAATGTCAGAGTCAGAGTCGTTGTTGCCATCATCACCGGCGTATTCGTAACCATCACCATCGAGGTCAACTTGAAATTCGGGTGCGAGGGGTGCGTCAATTGTAAACAACTACGATCCACATCAGTACTTGCGCGCTTTGCGTCAATTAACATAGGGAATAGGACGCACGTCGTTGTCCTCTACTTCACTCATTCCACTCTCCTCGTCGTTGTTATTGTCTGGCTTGAACTTTTTCTGTTTGCGTCCGAAGAGAGCCTGTTCGAGTTCCaattcctcatcatctttcttccagTCATGCTTGATCTCCTGCATTTGTGGCAGTGGAGATGGCTGTCGCTGtgatctcttcttgtttctGGGCATTGTATCTTGTATTGAGATGTGTAGTTATGAATATTTGTCGAAGAATGCGAGATTTGGCGGGTGAAAGTTTACTGCCCTCCACTGCGGCCATGGCCGCTTTTCCTCGTACGTATTTTCACTTTTCCCCGCTGTGTTTTCCAAGTGCATACTCATAACACACAATGCCCCACGCAATCCCCAAACTCGACCTCGTCAGCTCGTGGAGGGACATCCAGTTCCCCCCGCTCAAGAAtgacctcctcctccgcgCAGCGAGCGGCGAAGAGACCCCTCGTGCTCCAGTATGGGTCATGAGGCAGGCAGGCCGATACCTCCCTGGTATGTCTTAATTTCTTTTTCATATTGACTCCAGCTTACATAGATATACGCAGAATTCCTTGAGGTCCGAAAACATCACTCCTTTTTCGAATGCTGCCAAACCCCTTCCCTCGCATCTGCCCTTACTCTCCAACCTATTGACCGTTACCCCCGCCTCGAcgcctccatcatcttctgcgACATCCTTGTTGTCCCTCAAGCTCTCGGCTTGGAAGTCCTCATGGAACCTTCTCGCGGTCCTGTCCTTCCAAATCCACTTGTCACACCTGATGACATCAAGCGCCTCAGGAAGGATGTAGATGTGCAAAAAGAGTTGGGATATGTATTTGAGGCGGTCACGCTTACCAGGAAGGGATTGGATGGAAGGGTGCCCCTGATTGGGTTCTGTGGTGCCCCTTGGACGTTGATGGCGTACATGTGtgaaggtggagggagCAAGACGTTtgagaagagcaagagctGGCTGTACAAGTACCCCGAGGCGAGTCATGAGTTGTTGAGGCGTATTGCGGATGTTTGTGCCGATCTCCTTATCGGCCAAGTTCTTGCCGGTGCTCAAGTAtgtccctttcccttcccccttcctctATTCCAAATCCTCTTTTAAAACATTAATATCATAAATGTAGATGCTCCAAGTATTTGACTCCTGGGCTGGCGAACTTACCCCTCACCAATTCAAGACCTTTGcactccctcctcttctccacatcTCATCCAAAGTCCACTCCGTCCTCTCCCAACTCTCTCACCCCGGCGTACGTATTACCCTCTTCGCTAAGGGCGCCAACACAccctccaccttttccctcctctctgATCCTGCTCAAACGGGGTACGCTACCCTCGGCCTAGATTGGACCGTGGACCCTGTGGAAGTCCGGGAGATTGTAGGCAAAAAGGTTAACCTCCAAGGAAACTTTGATCCCACAGTGTTGTatggagggaaagaagggatagagaaagaggtggagaggtTGAGTGCGAGGTGGAAGAAAGCTGGAGGCGGGTGGATCGCAAATTTGGGGCATGGGATCACGCCGAATGTCAAACCGGAAGATATGGGGTGGTTCTTGGAGTGTGTGCACAAGTATTCGGAGAGGAAATAAGAGCTGAGAaatggagagagaaggatttGTTTGGGTAGACTAAAAAATTGGATGCATTCGGCTTCTCTGTCAGTTCTGTCCTAGCGTGGGATTATCGTAACTATCATATACCCAAAAACAACTATTTGACAGCCCATTCAGGATTCTTGTTCTTATCTCGTGAGAAGTAAAGCTTGAGTTATGTTTTTCAGACCACTCTTTGTGAAACGTGGATTCACTTTCGGTCCGATTTTCTTTGTGAtagtttcttttttttagAGAAACGTGGTCAAACTCTGTCGTTCTTTAATTCTTCTAAAGACTCAAGAGCGATTTGATACACGTCATTTCATGTTCCGTTGTCTTCTTGCATTCAGCAGTAAAAAAACGCTTGAATTGACTCCCATCGTTCGTTAGTGCCATTGAGCGAAATGTGTCCTAAACCTTTGGCGAAGTACATAAGAAGCTCGAAAGACGAGGGAACGAGGAGAGAACGAAGAATGAAAAGTAAAGAGGCTTTCATTTTATCGGAGACATTGGTTGATGTTTTGACCACGTATCTTATCGCCGTAGCATAAGTCGTAAGTCACTGATTCTACTTTTATGTTTTAGGTGAATCAAGAGTCGATAATATAAACAATACACACTCAGCGTTCTGCATGCTACATTCATAAAATCGTCAAAAGGTAAAAGATACATGACGAGAGGTACGAAAGGGTAAAGTTCTAAGTACAAGAAGCTATGCACAGGTTATCTAGGCCATACACGCCGTCAAAGGCTCACTATAGGTCGTTTTCTACAAAATCGCCTGTGCCCTACAATACTTTGATTACTTTGATTTTGCCGCTCTACAGGAGACCGATGGTAATATCACCCTTAACTCGGGCGGTGAGATGGCTATATGGTAGGACATCAGCGACAAATGAAGACACTTTGGTTAGATGGCAgaggtgatgaggatggttGAAAGAGAAATACAATAACTTACACTTCAACGAGGAGATCAAGCGCAATGTTAATACTTAGAGTGTTatcgtccttcttcctccctcctcccggTTGCTCTTCAGGTGTCAATTCGGCGAGTTCGTTGGGGAGGGGGGTACGGTGGCTTCTGAGTGGACCAAGGGCAGCATC
This window of the Cryptococcus neoformans var. neoformans B-3501A chromosome 2, whole genome shotgun sequence genome carries:
- a CDS encoding hypothetical protein (HMMPfam hit to PWI, PWI domain, score: 88.5, E(): 1.7e-23), with amino-acid sequence MADTGMRGTNALQDSRFKDKELASIKSTKFPKHFSEKVDLRKVNISVLRPWVAEKVTELIKVEDDIVVEYVFGMLEDRDNPTPDPKKMQVSLVGFMDKYGAAAFMDALWKLLLSAQKTVGGVPAEFIEAKKQELQRKQQESSSLPLPPAPPAMASHSQARSSGPAGRSRAEDYYGREPRGDGGVPRGRDGRDGRDGLPTRPYPPARSPRHRSRSRSRSRSRSRSPPPRRPFTNTNSGRYPDRQPDRDRDRDREWGNRRGYPRGGESFRDRARDEGWGSRGGGSSVNPRERNARRPTPPRRPSPPRRPSPPRRPSPPRRPSPPPTAQIRIRGRGRGRSLSRSLSRSRTPSRSLSPPIRRDRGHGRKYGQDSDRGRSLSQSISRSRSRSDTPPRTQTRKRPRSVRSRSRSRSRSHSRSRSRSRTPVRQRTRDYTPTPEL
- a CDS encoding hypothetical protein (Match to ESTs gb|CF185763.1|CF185763, gb|CF185762.1|CF185762; HMMPfam hit to URO-D, Uroporphyrinogen decarboxylase (URO-D), score: 514.1, E(): 1.3e-151) yields the protein MPHAIPKLDLVSSWRDIQFPPLKNDLLLRAASGEETPRAPVWVMRQAGRYLPEFLEVRKHHSFFECCQTPSLASALTLQPIDRYPRLDASIIFCDILVVPQALGLEVLMEPSRGPVLPNPLVTPDDIKRLRKDVDVQKELGYVFEAVTLTRKGLDGRVPLIGFCGAPWTLMAYMCEGGGSKTFEKSKSWLYKYPEASHELLRRIADVCADLLIGQVLAGAQMLQVFDSWAGELTPHQFKTFALPPLLHISSKVHSVLSQLSHPGVRITLFAKGANTPSTFSLLSDPAQTGYATLGLDWTVDPVEVREIVGKKVNLQGNFDPTVLYGGKEGIEKEVERLSARWKKAGGGWIANLGHGITPNVKPEDMGWFLECVHKYSERK